From a region of the Mauremys mutica isolate MM-2020 ecotype Southern chromosome 12, ASM2049712v1, whole genome shotgun sequence genome:
- the PPT2 gene encoding lysosomal thioesterase PPT2: MTGRAQRNWGALAPLCLLLFLLLLLTLGASYKPVVVVHGLFDSPSEFSQLLRFINQTHPGTNVTVVDLFDRSQSLKPLWVQVEGFRRAISPIMQNAADGVHLICYSQGGLICRALLSTMPDHNVDTFISLSAPQMGQYGDTRYLRWLFPRYVKSNLYRFCYTRLGQDVSICNYWNDPHHRDLYLNSSNFLALLNSERVNPNATAWKRNLVRIRKLVLVGGPDDGVITPWQSSLFAFYNLNETVTDMEQQLVYLHDSFGLKTLDARGAIARCQVPGVPHTAWHSNRTVYEACLAPWLS; this comes from the exons ATGACGGGCCGAGCCCAGAGGAACTGGGGGGCGCTGgcccccctctgcctcctcctcttcctcctcctcctcctcaccctcggCGCCTCCTACAAGCCGGTCGTGGTCGTCCACGGCCTGTTCGACAGCCCCTCGGAGTTCAGCCAGCTGCTACGCTTCATCAACCAG ACCCACCCTGGCACCAACGTGACGGTCGTGGATCTCTTCGACCgcagccagagcctgaagccgctgtgggtgcaggtggagggtttCCGACGCGCCATTTCGCCCATCATGCAGAACGCGGCCGACGGCGTCCATCTCATCTGCTATTCGCAGG GGGGGCTCATCTGCCGAGCTCTGCTCTCCACGATGCCTGATCACAACGTCGACACCTTCATCTCCCTCTCCGCACCCCAGATGGGGCAGTACGGGG ACACCCGGTACCTGCGCTGGCTGTTCCCCAGGTACGTGAAGTCCAACCTGTACCGGTTCTGTTACACCCGCCTGGGCCAGGACGTCTCCATCTGCAACTACTGGAACG ACCCACATCACCGGGACCTTTATCTCAACAGCAGCAACTTCCTCGCCCTGCTCAACAGTGAAAGGGTTAATCCCAACGCCACAG cctggAAGAGGAATCTCGTGCGGATCCGGAAGCTGGTTCTGGTCGGGGGTCCGGACGACGGCGTCATCACGCCCTGGCAGTCCAG cCTCTTCGCTTTCTACAACCTCAACGAGACGGTGACGGAcatggagcagcagctg gtgtacCTGCACGACAGTTTTGGGCTGAAGACGCTGGACGCCCGCGGTGCCATCGCCCGGTGCCAGGTGCCCGGGGTGCCCCACACGGCCTGGCACTCGAACCGCACCGTCTACGAGGCCTGCCTGGCCCCCTGGCTCTCCTag
- the SLC44A4 gene encoding choline transporter-like protein 4 — MGRQDKGERPDPAPYGEQCKYDPSFRGPIRQRSCTDIICCVLFMGFLAGYMVVGILAWLYGDPRQVIYPRNSTGSYCGIGANAGKPYVLYFDLLQCVTSLNVLAAAMNGLQCPTTQVCVASCPDAFWVVPPAGYLPGAKPAAVLNQTWCDPSLNLSDTSLTVSEILNRELCPRYTIASVPTFNRCFPDFNTSGLSSFALPGRTPNETKELLSSGAQQIVESLNAKDVGMKIFEDFASSWYWILIGLLIAMVLSLLFLLLLRLVAGVLVWVLILGVLAVTAYGIYHCWREYSTLRTAGATISNVGFTTNLSVYSNVQETWLAALIILAVVEGVLLLLLIFLRKRILVAIALIQESSRAIGYMMSTLFYPLVTFLLLLVCVAYWAMTALYLATSGTPLYRVTSGNSSDPRCSGISGNETCNPMTFNASRYQPCPAAGCTFYKYNDEGLYQRNLFNLQLYNVLGLLWAANFALALGQCVLAGAFAAYYWARDKPRDIPACAVGSSFLRTLRYHTGSLAFGALILTIVQLIRIVLEYLDHKLKGVQNPFTRCLLCCLKCCFWCLEKFIKFLNRNAYIMIAIYGKNFCTSAKNAFKLLMRNIVRVVVLDKVTDLLLLFGKLLVVGGVGVLGFFFFSGQIPISDPRFRSPSLNYYWLPILTVVVGAYLIAQGFFSVYSMCVDTLFLCFLEDLERNDGSVEKPYYMSSSLMKILNKKNKKAETK, encoded by the exons GGGAACAGTGTAAATATGATCCCTCGTTCCGGGGCCCAATTCGGCAGAG gagctgcacCGACATCATCTGCTGCGTCCTCTTCATGGGCTTCCTGGCCGGCTACATGGTGGTGGGAATCCtgg CCTGGCTCTACGGGGACCCCCGGCAGGTGATTTACCCCCGGAACTCGACCGGCTCCTACTGCGGGATCGGCGCCAACGC gggcAAACCCTACGTGCTGTATTTCGACCTGCTCCAGTGCGTCACCTCCCTCAACGTCCTGGCAGCCGCGATGAACGGGCTGCAGTGTCCGACCACGCAG GTCTGTGTCGCTTCCTGCCCCGACGCCTTCTGGGTGGTGCCGCCCGCGGGATACCTGCCTGGGGCGAAGCCGGCGGCCGTGCTGAACCAGACCTGGTGTGACCCCAGCCTGAACCTCTCCGACACCAGCCTG ACAGTGTCGGAGATTCTGAACCGCGAGCTCTGCCCTCGATACACCATCGCATCTGTGCCAa CCTTCAATCGCTGCTTCCCCGATTTCAACACGAGCGGCCTGAGCAGCTTCGCCCTCCCGGGCCGGACGCCCAACGAGACCAAGGAGCTGCTCTCGTCCGGAGCCCA GCAGATCGTGGAGTCTCTGAACGCCAAGGACGTCGGGATGAAAATCTTTGAGGATTTTGCCAGCAGCTGGTACTGGATCCTCAT cgggCTGCTGATCGCCATGGTGCTGAGcctcctgttcctgctgctgctgcggctggTGGCCGGGGTGCTGGTCTGGGTGCTGATCCTCGGGGTGCTGGCCGTCACCGCCTACG ggATCTACCACTGCTGGCGGGAGTACAGCACCTTGCGCACGGCCGGCGCCACCATCAGCAACGTCGGCTTCACCACCAACCTCAGCGTCTACTCCAACGTGCAGGAGACGTGGCTGGCGGCCC TGATAATCCTGGCCGTGGTGGAAggcgtcctcctcctcctcctcatcttcctccgcAAACGCATCCTCGTCGCCATTGCGCTCATCCAGGAGTCCAGCCG AGCCATCGGCTACATGATGTCCACCCTGTTCTACCCCCTGGTCACGTTCCTCCTGCTGCTCGTCTGTGTGGCCTACTGGGCCATGACGGCTCT CTATCTGGCCACGTCCGGGACTCCCTTGTATCGTGTCACCAGCGGCAACTCCAGCGACCCCAGGTGCTCCGGCATCTCGGGCAACGAGACCTGCAACCCCATG ACGTTCAACGCCTCCCGCTACCAGCCCTGCCCGGCCGCCGGCTGCACCTTCTACAAGTACAACGACGAGGGGCTCTACCAGCGCAACCTCTTCAACCTGCAGCTCTACAACGTGCTGGGGCTGCTCTGGGCGGCCAACTTCGCGCTGGCGCTGGGGCAGTGCGTGCTGGCCGGCGCCTTCGCCGCCTACTACTGGGCGCGGGACAAGCCCCGGGACATCCCCGCCTGCGCCGTGGGGAGCAGCTTCCTGCGCACGCTGCG GTACCACACGGGGTCGCTGGCTTTCGGGGCCCTGATCCTCACCATCGTCCAGCTGATCCGCATCGTCCTGGAATACCTGGACCACAAGCTCAAAG GAGTGCAGAACCCCTTCACCCGCTGCCTGCTTTGCTGCCTCAAGTGCTGCTTCTGGTGCCTGGAGAAATTCATCAAATTCCTCAACAGGAACGCCTACATCATg ATTGCGATTTACGGGAAGAATTTCTGCACCTCCGCCAAGAACGCCTTCAAACTGCTCATGCGCAACATCGTTAG GGTGGTGGTGCTGGACAAGGTGACGGACCTGCTGCTGCTCTTCGGGAAGCTGCTGGTGGTGGGGGGCGTCGGGGTCCTGGGGTTCTTCTTCTTCTCGGGCCAGATCCCGATCTCCGACCCCCGGTTCCGCTCACCCTCCCTCAACTACTACTGGCTGCCTATCCTG ACGGTGGTGGTGGGCGCCTACCTGATCGCCCAGGGCTTCTTCAGCGTCTACAGCATGTGTGTGGACACCCTCTTCCTCTGCTTCC tggAGGACCTGGAGCGGAACGACGGCTCGGTGGAGAAGCCGTACTACATGTCGTCCTCCCTCATGAAGATCCTCAACAAGAAGAACAAGAAGGCGGAGACGAAATag
- the LOC123345219 gene encoding ciliary rootlet coiled-coil protein 2-like: protein MEEQSDACRLCGSQLQGSQRRWLFHRGPQRPDLRVLLAHVCREAPRRGDGRGEFLCGKCAQALGRVFRFDTVIARVQALSLERLRRLLEEKERLARCLRHLHARRSPTGSLPLSPAGAPQRPAGPYQRLLQEDLALAGFECWAEPGARGSPCQNRWCPGCHGLRVPDADYEWVCGTPRQLGARSPALPLCRDKSQSLPLVLRAGLGGSGGPGGSLCSLRSCSLLSLAEPEPLGEALRALRGIGRRALRVPRGSRIPVLAGRAAPSAPPRELEEEEEEEEEEEEIEDEFVPLGVQALGGRRLRRRELTGAVEGLTGRLAAAEEELRSHRGNTGGWAPEDAGVPSTPGEGPSREGLLGVLAQCLHSKEAALQDCLAALESLAPPGAEPPAPQSLAPPGAEPPAPQSLAPHLCGRLKERDQELERLLADHLLERERERGRLQGALRDKDHDLGRLAAALRTGEQTLHALRETLEQKELERAQLASLCAMAQDAWRRQDQTRALARKEMEELVAALQAALASSTKDLAVLAEALAAPAPAPVLLQRLQEQEGLLAEALAARARLAAEMEARLQGALAAQAAAEQQLQDQLRGCTRALAERAREAGALRGRLARQQGALAEGAAALARCRAELARLRGLLEERDQALAEAAREAEEKDRGLQKLQRCWLQRGAGGMKQTL, encoded by the exons ATGGAGGAGCAGAGCGACGCCTGCCGGCTGTgcggctcccagctgcagggcagcCAGCGCCGGTGGCTCTTCCACCGGGGCCCCCAGCGCCCCGACCTGCGGGTTCTGCTGGCCCACGTGTGCCGGGAGGCGCCGCGCCGGGGGGACGGACGGGGCGAGTTCCTCTGTGGGAAATGCGCCCAGGCGCTGGGGCGGGTTTTCCGCTTCGACACGGTGATCGCCCGGGTGCAGGCGCTGTCCCTCGAGCGGCTCCGGCGCCTCCTGGAGGAGAAGGAGCGTCTGGCCCGCTGCCTCCGGCACCTCCACGCCCGCCGCAGCCCCACGGGCAGCCTGCCCCTGAGCCCGGCGGGCGCCCCCCAGCGGCCGGCCGGGCCGTACCAGCGGCTGCTGCAGGAGGACCTGGCGCTGGCCGGGTTCGAGTGCTGGGCGGAGCCGGGCGCCCGCGGGAGCCCCTGCCAGAACCGCTGGTGCCCCGGCTGCCACGGGCTGCGGGTGCCCGACGCGGATTACGAGTGGGTGTGCGGGACGCCGCGGCAGCTCGGCGCCAGGTCCCCGGCGCTGCCCCTCTGCCGGGACaagtcccagagcctgcccctggTGCTGCGCGCCggcctggggggcagcggggggcccggCGGGTCCCTGTGCTCCCTGCGCTCCTGCTCCCTCCTGTCCCTGGCTGAGCCGGAGCCGCTGGGGGAGGCGCTGCGGGCGCTCAGGGGCATCGGCCGGCGGGCGCTGAGGGTGCCCCGCGGCAGCAGGATCCCGGTGCTGGCGGGGAGGGCAGCCCCCTCGGCACCCCCccgggagctggaggaggaggaggaggaggaagaggaagaagaggaaattGAGGATGAATTCGTACCACTAGGGGTGCAG gctctgggggggcgccggctccggcGCCGGGAGCTGACGGGGGCTGTCGAGGGGCTGACGGGGAGGCTGGCGGCCGCggaggaggagctgaggagccATCGGGGGAACACGGGGGGCTGGGCCCCTGAG GACGCCGGGGTCCCCTCTACGCCGGGGGAGGGGCCGAGCCGGGaggggctcctgggggtgctggcCCAGTGTCTGCACAGCAAGGAGGCGGCGCTGCAG gactgCCTGGCCGCCCTGGAGAGCCTGGCCCCGCCGGGGGCTGAgccgcccgccccccagagcctgGCCCCGCCGGGGGCCGAgccgcccgccccccagagcctgGCCCCACACCTCTGCGGGCGGCTGAAGGAGCGAGACCAGGAGCTGGAG cgcctcctcgCCGATCACCTCTTggagcgggagcgggagcggggccgcctgcagggggcgctgcgggacAAGGACCACGACCTGGGGCGGCTGGCGGCCGCGCTGCGCACCGGGGAGCAGACCCTGCAC GCGCTGCGTGAGACGCTGGAGCAGAAGGAGCTGGAGCGGGCACAGCTGGCATCGCTCTGCGCCATGGCCCAGGACGCCTGGCGCCGGCAGGACCAGACCCGGGCGCTGGCGCggaaggagatggaggagctggtCGCCGCCCTGCAGGCCGCCCTGGCCAGCAGCACCAAGGACCTGGCG GTGCTGGCCGAGGCGCtggcggccccggccccggccccggtgcTGCTGCAGCggctgcaggagcaggaggggCTCCTGGCCGAGGCGCTGGCCGCGCGGGCCCGGCTGGCTGCGGAGATGGAAGCccggctgcagggggcgctggcgGCGCAGGCGGccgcagagcagcagctgcag GATCAGCTGCGCGGCTGCACCCGGGCGCTGGCCGAGCGGGCGCGGGAGGCGGGGGCCCTGCGGGGGCGCCTGgcccgccagcagggggcgctggccgAGGGAGCCGCCGCCCTGGCGCGGTGCCGGGCGGAGCTGGCCCGACTgcgggggctgctggaggagcgGGACCAGGCGCTGGCG GAGGCTGCCCGGGAGGCGGAGGAGAAGGACCGGGGGCTGCAGAAGCTGCAGAGGTGCTGGCtgcagcgcggggccgggggcatgAAGCAGACGCTGTGA